The following proteins are co-located in the Desulfomicrobium macestii genome:
- a CDS encoding DMT family transporter, translated as MQKNQKKAYICGLAAVCLWSTVATAFKLSLRHLGPEPLLFYASLTSVLVLLLILTIQGRIGELSGLTLKEARFSLLLGGLNPFLYYLVLIRAYDLLRAQEAQAINYTWAITMSLLAIPLLGQRLRGLQFVAIGLGYLGALIISTRGNLLGFEMESPLGFALAMGSTVIWALFWIFGVKDAMDPTLRLLLNFCCGALYTGAWALLSGISLIPNAPGLLGAIYLGVFEMGVTFVLWMSALRLSRTTAQVSNLIYLAPFLSLFIIHFLLGETIHAATLAGLGFILAGTVTQKFADAQAMT; from the coding sequence ATGCAAAAGAACCAAAAGAAAGCGTATATTTGCGGACTTGCAGCCGTCTGCCTGTGGTCGACCGTGGCCACCGCCTTCAAGCTGTCCCTGCGCCACCTCGGCCCGGAACCGCTGCTTTTCTACGCCAGCCTGACCTCGGTGCTCGTCCTGCTCCTGATCCTGACCATCCAGGGCAGGATAGGCGAACTGTCGGGGCTGACATTGAAGGAAGCCCGCTTCTCTCTGCTTCTTGGCGGTCTGAACCCCTTTCTCTACTACCTTGTCCTGATCCGCGCCTACGATCTGCTCCGAGCCCAGGAAGCCCAGGCCATCAACTACACCTGGGCCATCACCATGAGCCTCCTGGCCATCCCCCTCCTGGGGCAACGCCTGCGGGGCCTGCAGTTCGTGGCCATCGGCCTTGGCTACCTCGGCGCGCTCATCATCTCCACCCGGGGCAATCTGCTCGGATTCGAGATGGAGAGCCCTCTGGGCTTTGCCCTGGCCATGGGCAGCACGGTCATCTGGGCCCTGTTCTGGATTTTCGGGGTCAAGGACGCCATGGACCCGACCCTACGCCTGCTGCTCAACTTCTGCTGCGGCGCGCTCTACACCGGGGCATGGGCGCTCCTGTCCGGCATTTCGCTCATCCCCAACGCTCCGGGTCTGCTGGGCGCGATCTATCTCGGGGTCTTCGAGATGGGGGTGACGTTCGTACTCTGGATGTCGGCCCTGCGCCTGTCCCGAACCACGGCGCAGGTCAGCAACCTGATCTATCTGGCCCCCTTTTTGTCCCTCTTCATCATTCACTTCCTGCTCGGCGAGACCATCCATGCAGCCACCCTGGCGGGACTGGGCTTCATCCTGGCCGGCACCGTGACCCAGAAATTCGCGGACGCGCAAGCCATGACCTGA
- a CDS encoding RNA recognition motif domain-containing protein codes for MNIYVGNLSWSTTDADLKSLFSQYGEVTSAHVIEDRATGRSRGFGFVEMDDEGARQAIQAVNGTDFQGRNLKVNESQPRESRPRY; via the coding sequence ATGAACATCTATGTTGGAAATCTGTCCTGGTCGACCACCGATGCCGACCTGAAGTCCCTGTTTTCCCAGTACGGCGAAGTCACCTCTGCTCACGTCATCGAAGACCGCGCCACCGGCCGCTCCCGTGGTTTCGGCTTTGTCGAGATGGATGACGAAGGCGCCCGCCAGGCCATCCAGGCAGTGAACGGCACCGATTTTCAGGGCCGCAACCTGAAGGTCAACGAATCTCAGCCCCGTGAGAGCCGCCCCCGCTACTAA
- a CDS encoding CHAP domain-containing protein, with translation MRPCSKTIRLFLLLLLAMLAACSKPAPGPSQAAPAPTNATMEAPAPQSPAPTAEIQATPRSETAPTRTSEAQKAPFLECDAVDPSLDRADCFKLQPGKASKNKHGKTVTGRCQPQCVPYARCRSGIMTCRLGDTGPVEWFECARKSKATTLVPKAGSIMVIDVNNRRKMPTGHLGYVEEACPNADGTWSLRFSHTNFDRKCHLDLDAKVLFNPATMTATFLSGPWKTWAKDLKIRGFILR, from the coding sequence ATGCGCCCCTGTTCCAAGACGATCCGACTTTTCCTGCTCCTGCTCCTGGCGATGCTCGCGGCCTGTTCCAAACCCGCGCCCGGGCCTTCGCAAGCCGCCCCGGCACCGACAAACGCAACGATGGAAGCCCCCGCTCCCCAAAGCCCGGCGCCAACAGCCGAAATCCAGGCCACACCACGAAGCGAAACCGCGCCCACGCGGACCTCAGAGGCACAGAAAGCCCCGTTCCTCGAGTGTGACGCCGTCGATCCGAGCCTGGACCGCGCGGACTGTTTCAAGCTTCAGCCCGGCAAGGCGAGCAAAAACAAACACGGCAAGACCGTGACCGGCCGCTGCCAGCCCCAATGCGTTCCCTACGCCCGCTGCCGCAGCGGGATCATGACCTGCCGCCTGGGCGACACGGGGCCTGTGGAGTGGTTCGAGTGCGCGCGCAAGAGCAAGGCGACGACACTGGTTCCCAAGGCCGGGTCCATCATGGTCATCGACGTCAACAACCGCCGCAAGATGCCCACCGGCCACCTGGGCTATGTGGAAGAGGCCTGCCCCAACGCGGACGGGACCTGGAGCCTGCGTTTCAGCCACACCAACTTTGACCGCAAATGCCATCTGGACCTGGACGCCAAGGTCCTGTTCAATCCGGCGACCATGACCGCCACGTTCCTGAGCGGACCATGGAAAACATGGGCCAAGGACCTGAAAATCCGCGGCTTCATCCTGAGGTGA
- a CDS encoding cupin domain-containing protein has product MQARILEHAPGNEYFFREGCFITELSNEDHDPAASMARARVEPGRTTAWHALAQTVERYVILEGRGRVEVGDLPPQDVALGDVVIIPPGVRQRITCTSASDLIFLAVCTPRFDPRNYIALEE; this is encoded by the coding sequence ATGCAGGCACGCATACTCGAACACGCTCCCGGGAATGAATACTTTTTCCGGGAAGGATGCTTCATCACCGAACTCTCCAACGAGGATCACGACCCGGCCGCATCCATGGCCCGCGCCCGGGTCGAGCCGGGACGCACAACGGCCTGGCATGCCCTGGCTCAAACCGTCGAGCGCTATGTGATCCTTGAAGGCCGGGGCCGCGTCGAAGTCGGCGACCTGCCGCCCCAAGACGTGGCTCTCGGCGACGTGGTCATCATCCCGCCGGGGGTCCGGCAGCGCATCACCTGCACAAGCGCATCCGACCTCATCTTCCTGGCCGTCTGCACCCCACGCTTCGACCCGCGAAACTACATCGCCCTGGAAGAATAA
- the gpmI gene encoding 2,3-bisphosphoglycerate-independent phosphoglycerate mutase: MKKPCVLLILDGWGKAAPGPGNAVSQARTPRMEALLSAHPKGELKCMGRDVGLPDGQMGNSEVGHLNLGAGRIVYQDIMRINLAIEDGSLAANPVLAELAGAAKGGSGRVHLMGLVSDGGVHSMQDHLVALIQALSDQGVADICVHAFLDGRDTPPRSGLGYIKALEADLARIGAGRIVSVSGRYYAMDRDQRWDRVELAYAAMTDGRGLTAPSAVDAVSDGYEAGENDEFVKPRVILRDGRPSGLIEDGDAVLFFNFRADRARELTRALNEDGFTGFARPRKIALSRFVTMTRYEKDFGLPVLFPPVSLDRILGQVVSERGMRQLRTAETEKYAHVTYFFNGGQETPFPGEDRELLPSPKDVPTYDFKPEMSVYKVTDTLVKALESGNYDMVICNFANLDMVGHTGVIPAAIKACEAVDQCLGRVMDCVVKMGGTLLVTADHGNAEDMLDAQGNVKTSHSLNPVPFVYLGPGNFRVRDGRLADVAPTILAILGIEKPVEMTGESLLLPL, from the coding sequence ATGAAAAAGCCCTGCGTGCTCCTCATTCTGGACGGTTGGGGCAAGGCCGCCCCTGGTCCGGGGAACGCCGTCAGCCAGGCCCGCACACCGCGCATGGAAGCGCTGCTCTCCGCCCACCCCAAGGGAGAGCTTAAGTGCATGGGCCGGGACGTCGGCCTGCCTGACGGACAGATGGGCAACTCGGAGGTCGGGCACCTGAATCTTGGCGCGGGGCGTATAGTCTATCAGGACATCATGCGCATCAACCTGGCCATAGAGGACGGTTCCCTGGCCGCCAACCCCGTACTGGCCGAGCTTGCGGGCGCGGCCAAGGGGGGCTCGGGGCGCGTGCATCTCATGGGCCTGGTCTCCGATGGCGGGGTGCACAGCATGCAGGATCATCTCGTGGCGCTGATCCAGGCCTTGAGCGATCAGGGCGTGGCGGACATCTGCGTGCACGCGTTTCTGGATGGCCGGGATACGCCGCCGCGCAGCGGGCTGGGCTACATAAAGGCCCTGGAAGCCGATCTGGCCCGCATTGGCGCGGGGCGCATCGTTTCGGTCTCGGGGCGCTACTATGCCATGGACCGGGACCAGCGCTGGGATCGGGTCGAGCTGGCTTACGCGGCCATGACCGATGGCCGGGGCCTGACCGCCCCGAGCGCGGTCGATGCGGTCAGCGACGGATACGAGGCCGGAGAGAACGACGAGTTTGTGAAACCCCGCGTGATCCTGCGCGATGGGCGGCCTTCGGGCCTGATCGAAGACGGCGACGCCGTGCTCTTCTTCAACTTCAGGGCCGACCGGGCGCGTGAGCTGACCCGTGCCCTGAACGAGGATGGCTTCACCGGGTTCGCGCGGCCGCGCAAGATCGCCCTGTCGCGCTTCGTGACCATGACCCGCTACGAAAAGGATTTTGGCCTGCCCGTGCTCTTTCCGCCGGTCAGCCTGGACCGTATCCTGGGCCAGGTCGTGTCCGAGCGGGGCATGCGTCAGCTGCGCACGGCCGAGACGGAAAAATACGCCCACGTGACCTACTTTTTCAACGGCGGCCAGGAAACGCCTTTTCCCGGAGAGGACCGCGAACTTCTGCCCTCACCCAAGGACGTGCCCACCTACGATTTCAAGCCGGAGATGAGCGTGTACAAGGTCACGGACACTCTTGTTAAGGCGCTGGAGTCGGGGAACTACGACATGGTGATCTGCAATTTCGCCAACCTGGACATGGTCGGACACACCGGGGTCATCCCTGCCGCCATCAAGGCCTGCGAGGCCGTGGATCAGTGTCTGGGGCGGGTCATGGACTGCGTGGTGAAGATGGGAGGTACTCTGTTGGTCACGGCGGACCACGGCAACGCCGAGGATATGCTGGACGCGCAGGGCAACGTGAAGACTTCCCACAGCCTGAATCCCGTGCCTTTCGTTTATTTGGGGCCGGGAAACTTCAGGGTGCGCGACGGTCGCCTGGCCGATGTGGCGCCGACCATTCTGGCCATTCTCGGGATTGAAAAGCCCGTGGAGATGACCGGAGAGAGCCTGCTGCTGCCGCTCTGA
- the rsfS gene encoding ribosome silencing factor has translation MEEKIEQIVTWLSDKKGTNIKALDVRGFSPLTETMIFVTARSAKHAQSLADEVMQRLAERKWEFFGVEGMQSGQWVLVDCNDVIVHVFQDEMRSMYNVEGLYSQATVLELPASVSAGEGK, from the coding sequence ATGGAAGAAAAGATTGAACAGATCGTGACCTGGCTTTCGGACAAGAAAGGAACGAATATCAAAGCCCTTGACGTGCGGGGATTTTCCCCCCTGACCGAGACCATGATCTTTGTCACGGCCAGATCGGCCAAGCATGCCCAGTCCCTGGCGGACGAAGTCATGCAGCGCCTCGCGGAAAGGAAATGGGAATTTTTCGGCGTCGAGGGAATGCAGAGCGGCCAATGGGTGCTGGTCGATTGCAACGACGTCATCGTGCATGTTTTTCAGGACGAGATGCGCTCCATGTACAACGTCGAGGGGCTTTACTCGCAGGCCACGGTTCTTGAGCTGCCCGCGAGCGTCTCGGCCGGGGAAGGAAAATGA
- a CDS encoding phenylacetate--CoA ligase family protein, protein MLYDVSNETMPREELEGLQLRRLKAMVEKVYYNVPFYQARFNEMNVRPEQIRSLDDLKYLPFTEKQDLRNNYPFGLFAVPRDNVVRVHASSGTTGKATVVGYTQRDVNTWAELMARSLMCAGASRRDIVHNAYGYGLFTGGLGMHYGVERLGATILPISGGGTRRQVMLMRDFGSTILCSTPSYALFLYESILAAGMSISDLKLHTGIFGAEPWSEKMRSEIESKLQIKALDIYGLSEIMGPGVGMECCDAQDGLHIWEDHFLIEIIDPDTGEQLPLGESGELVITTITKEAQPLIRYRTRDITRIEAIPCRCGRTHRRISRIQGRSDDMLIIRGVNVFPQQIETILLETQGVAPHYQLILTRQGSLDMLEVKVEVDEKLFSDEIRHLQRIEAKIQKNIKEFLGVTAKVTLSEPQSIERSEGKAKRIIDLRNS, encoded by the coding sequence ATGCTTTACGATGTTTCGAACGAAACCATGCCCCGGGAAGAACTGGAAGGCCTGCAGCTCAGGCGGCTCAAGGCCATGGTTGAAAAGGTCTACTACAACGTACCCTTCTACCAGGCCAGATTCAACGAGATGAACGTCCGGCCCGAGCAGATCCGCTCCCTGGACGACCTGAAGTACCTGCCCTTCACCGAGAAACAGGACCTGCGCAACAACTATCCCTTCGGCCTCTTCGCCGTGCCCCGCGACAATGTCGTGCGCGTGCACGCCTCCTCCGGCACCACGGGCAAGGCCACCGTGGTCGGCTACACCCAGCGCGACGTGAACACCTGGGCCGAGCTGATGGCCCGCTCCCTCATGTGCGCCGGGGCCAGCCGCCGCGACATCGTGCACAACGCATACGGCTACGGCCTCTTCACCGGAGGCCTCGGCATGCACTACGGCGTGGAGCGCCTGGGAGCGACCATCCTGCCCATATCCGGCGGCGGCACCAGGCGACAGGTCATGCTCATGCGCGACTTCGGCTCGACCATCCTGTGCAGCACCCCGTCCTACGCGCTCTTCCTGTACGAATCGATCCTCGCGGCGGGCATGAGCATCTCCGACCTGAAGCTGCACACGGGCATCTTCGGCGCCGAACCCTGGAGCGAAAAGATGCGCTCCGAGATCGAATCCAAGCTGCAGATAAAGGCCCTCGACATCTACGGCCTGTCCGAAATCATGGGCCCGGGGGTGGGCATGGAATGCTGCGACGCCCAGGACGGCCTGCACATCTGGGAAGACCATTTCCTCATCGAGATCATCGATCCCGATACGGGCGAGCAGCTGCCTCTGGGCGAATCCGGCGAACTGGTCATCACCACCATCACCAAGGAAGCACAGCCGCTGATCCGCTACCGCACCCGCGACATCACGCGCATCGAGGCCATCCCCTGCCGGTGCGGCCGCACCCACCGGCGCATCTCGCGCATCCAGGGCCGCAGCGACGACATGCTCATCATCCGCGGCGTGAACGTGTTCCCGCAGCAGATCGAGACCATCCTGCTCGAAACCCAGGGCGTGGCCCCGCATTACCAGCTCATCCTGACCCGTCAGGGCAGCCTGGACATGCTTGAGGTCAAGGTCGAGGTGGACGAAAAGCTCTTCTCGGACGAGATCAGGCATTTACAGCGTATCGAAGCCAAGATACAAAAAAATATCAAGGAATTCCTGGGCGTCACCGCCAAGGTGACCCTGTCCGAACCGCAGAGTATCGAACGCTCCGAAGGTAAGGCCAAACGCATCATCGACCTGCGCAACTCGTAA
- a CDS encoding ACT domain-containing protein, with the protein MKVEQISVFLENRAGRLAEVTKTLAENQINIRALSLADTSDFGILRLIVTDNEKAKEVLKAKGFTVGRTNVVAAEVGDRPGGLHTILEMLNAGGVNVEYMYAFVTQSGRNAILIFRFDRTDQAIEVLQKNNVRILSGDELYTL; encoded by the coding sequence ATGAAAGTTGAACAGATTTCCGTTTTTCTGGAAAACAGAGCCGGCCGCCTGGCCGAAGTGACCAAGACCCTGGCCGAAAACCAGATCAATATCCGCGCCCTGTCCCTGGCCGACACCTCCGATTTCGGCATCCTGCGCCTCATCGTGACCGACAACGAAAAGGCCAAGGAAGTGCTCAAGGCCAAGGGCTTCACCGTGGGCCGCACCAATGTCGTGGCCGCCGAGGTGGGCGATCGTCCCGGCGGACTGCACACCATCCTGGAGATGCTCAACGCCGGAGGGGTGAACGTGGAGTACATGTACGCCTTCGTGACCCAGAGCGGCCGCAACGCCATCCTCATCTTCCGTTTCGACCGCACGGACCAGGCCATCGAGGTCTTGCAGAAGAACAACGTGCGCATCCTGTCCGGAGACGAACTCTACACCCTCTGA
- a CDS encoding radical SAM/SPASM domain-containing protein: MTSARSLRFQRVYVEITNICNLRCDFCAGTTRPPASMAPEFFSRVLDQLAPLTDQICLHVMGEPLLHPHLETILELCAAAGIGVNLTTNAALLHGKADMLMRARALRQINFSMQSLRRGEGLDHDTLERILEFSLRAADARPELFINLRLWTLQNLGSPEHSQFNAAILQRIAAALDREIQPPAPGRKSSRLLGRIYLHTDTVFEWPGDLTTQERSRGFCHALSTHCAILVDGTVCPCCLDADARLALGNIHDAQLAAILDSPRARAMTAGFAAGRLVEEVCRHCTYCRRFKSRAQR; the protein is encoded by the coding sequence GTGACGTCCGCCCGATCCCTGCGATTTCAGCGTGTCTATGTCGAGATCACCAACATCTGCAACCTGCGTTGCGACTTCTGCGCCGGAACGACACGCCCCCCAGCGAGCATGGCCCCCGAGTTCTTCAGTCGCGTCCTGGATCAGCTCGCGCCGCTCACGGATCAGATATGCCTGCACGTCATGGGCGAACCGCTCCTGCATCCGCACCTTGAGACCATCCTTGAACTGTGCGCGGCGGCAGGGATCGGGGTCAACCTGACCACCAACGCCGCCCTGCTCCACGGCAAGGCGGACATGCTGATGCGGGCGCGGGCCCTGCGACAGATCAATTTCTCCATGCAGTCCCTGCGCCGAGGCGAGGGCCTTGACCACGACACCCTGGAACGCATCCTTGAATTCAGCCTGCGCGCGGCGGATGCGCGGCCAGAGCTCTTCATCAACTTGCGACTCTGGACCCTGCAAAACCTCGGATCTCCCGAGCACAGCCAATTCAACGCGGCCATCCTGCAACGCATCGCAGCCGCCCTTGACCGCGAAATCCAGCCCCCTGCGCCGGGACGCAAGAGCTCACGGCTGCTGGGCCGCATCTATCTGCACACGGACACGGTCTTCGAATGGCCGGGCGACCTGACCACGCAGGAAAGATCGCGCGGGTTCTGCCACGCCCTGTCCACCCACTGCGCCATCCTGGTCGACGGCACGGTCTGCCCGTGCTGTCTCGACGCGGACGCAAGGCTCGCCCTGGGCAACATCCACGATGCCCAGCTTGCCGCCATCCTGGATTCGCCACGGGCCAGGGCCATGACCGCCGGTTTCGCGGCGGGCAGGCTCGTGGAAGAGGTCTGCCGCCACTGCACCTATTGCCGCAGGTTCAAAAGCAGGGCACAACGCTGA
- the nudC gene encoding NAD(+) diphosphatase, translating to MDHYSRSALNTFAGLVLNRKPSAPLDAPGWEKSLTSKRAVFVVVRGDEILFDGTRLEPLLLAPPMLGACDRAHLQAMLLGDDGISSYFAINIERLPAGTVQCLSSLGTFVPLRRHAAVLPRQMAALLGYARAVAGWHSLARYCGLCGHPTMPRPGSPAQTCTNPECGAVHFPRVNPAMIVLVHHRDSQGDRCLLGRQSLWQPRVYSALSGYVEPGESAEDAVLREVMEETGVTVRDIHYFSSQPWPFSGSLMLGFHARATSTEIHLDDAELEDARWFARHEIPALLDSGELALPSAETIARHLFDAWYLGGDIGRD from the coding sequence ATGGATCATTACTCACGCTCCGCCCTCAACACCTTTGCCGGCCTGGTCCTGAACCGCAAACCATCTGCTCCCCTCGATGCCCCGGGCTGGGAAAAAAGCCTGACATCGAAGCGCGCCGTCTTTGTCGTGGTCCGTGGGGACGAGATCCTCTTCGACGGGACCCGCCTCGAACCGCTCCTGCTGGCCCCGCCCATGCTTGGCGCATGCGACCGGGCCCATCTGCAGGCCATGCTCCTGGGCGACGACGGCATCAGCAGCTATTTCGCCATCAACATCGAACGCCTCCCGGCCGGCACGGTCCAATGCCTGAGCAGCCTCGGGACCTTCGTCCCCCTGCGTCGGCACGCGGCCGTGCTGCCAAGGCAAATGGCCGCCCTACTCGGGTACGCCCGCGCCGTCGCGGGCTGGCACAGTCTGGCCCGCTACTGCGGCCTGTGCGGCCACCCCACCATGCCAAGGCCAGGCTCACCGGCCCAGACATGCACCAACCCGGAATGCGGCGCGGTGCATTTTCCCCGCGTCAATCCGGCCATGATCGTCCTGGTGCACCACAGGGACAGCCAGGGCGACAGGTGCCTGCTCGGCCGTCAGTCCCTCTGGCAACCACGGGTCTACTCGGCACTCTCCGGCTACGTGGAGCCAGGGGAAAGCGCCGAGGACGCGGTCCTGCGCGAGGTCATGGAGGAGACGGGAGTCACGGTGCGTGACATTCACTATTTTTCCTCCCAGCCCTGGCCGTTTTCCGGTTCGCTCATGCTCGGCTTTCATGCCCGCGCGACCAGCACCGAAATTCACCTCGACGATGCCGAACTCGAGGACGCCCGCTGGTTCGCACGTCACGAAATCCCCGCCCTGCTCGATTCCGGCGAGCTGGCCCTGCCATCGGCCGAAACCATCGCCCGGCATCTCTTCGACGCCTGGTATCTTGGCGGCGACATCGGCCGGGACTGA
- a CDS encoding NAD(P)/FAD-dependent oxidoreductase, whose amino-acid sequence MGKKLLLAGGGHAHMTILAHMRDLVREGHEVTVVQPSDFHYYSGMGPGMLGTTYTPDEIRFATRQVVESMGGTFVRDKVTHIAADERQVTLASGSTLEYDVLSCNAGSFIPFDNIHGDTSNIFTVKPIERLQEAQRAVISLCAARTRPHVAVVGGGPAALEIAGNVRKLAKLRGRHAPRITLFAGRQLLGRFPEKIQTMARDSLTLQDITINEDGYVDEIRNGVIIQNGKHHHPDMVFVATGVRPSRIFADSGLPTGVTGGLLVNEWLQSVQHPEIFGGGDCIDFEPKALDKVGVYAVRENPVLLRNVRASLNGTRLQRFDPGGSYLLLFNMGDDTAIFSKGPLMFRNWLGFLIKDYIDRRFMRHFQALER is encoded by the coding sequence ATGGGTAAAAAATTGCTCCTGGCCGGAGGCGGCCACGCACATATGACCATCCTGGCCCACATGCGGGATCTGGTCCGGGAAGGACACGAAGTAACCGTCGTACAGCCGTCGGACTTTCATTATTATTCCGGCATGGGCCCAGGCATGCTCGGCACGACCTACACTCCGGACGAGATCCGCTTCGCCACCCGCCAGGTTGTCGAAAGCATGGGCGGAACCTTCGTGCGGGACAAGGTCACGCACATAGCCGCCGACGAGCGGCAGGTCACCCTGGCCTCCGGCAGCACCCTGGAATACGACGTGCTGTCATGCAACGCGGGCAGCTTCATTCCCTTTGACAATATCCACGGCGACACGTCGAACATCTTCACGGTCAAGCCCATCGAACGGCTGCAGGAAGCGCAGCGGGCCGTGATATCCCTCTGCGCGGCCAGGACACGGCCCCATGTGGCCGTGGTCGGCGGCGGTCCGGCCGCGCTCGAAATCGCGGGCAACGTGCGCAAGCTCGCCAAACTGCGCGGACGGCACGCGCCTCGAATCACCCTCTTTGCAGGACGCCAACTCCTGGGCCGCTTTCCGGAAAAGATCCAGACCATGGCCCGGGATTCCCTCACTCTTCAGGACATCACTATCAATGAAGACGGCTATGTGGACGAAATCCGCAACGGCGTCATCATCCAGAACGGAAAACATCATCACCCGGACATGGTCTTCGTGGCCACGGGCGTGCGCCCCTCACGGATTTTTGCCGACTCGGGACTGCCCACGGGAGTCACGGGAGGCCTGCTGGTCAACGAATGGCTGCAAAGCGTGCAGCATCCTGAAATTTTCGGCGGCGGCGACTGCATCGATTTCGAACCCAAGGCTCTGGACAAGGTCGGCGTCTATGCCGTGCGCGAAAACCCGGTCCTGCTGCGCAATGTCCGCGCCAGCCTGAACGGAACCAGGCTGCAGCGCTTCGATCCCGGCGGAAGCTACCTGCTCCTCTTCAACATGGGCGACGACACGGCCATTTTCAGCAAGGGACCGCTCATGTTCCGCAACTGGCTGGGATTTTTAATCAAAGACTATATAGATCGACGCTTCATGCGTCACTTCCAGGCTCTTGAACGCTGA
- a CDS encoding ABC transporter ATP-binding protein, which translates to MNADAETTDLLRVTALGKRFGGMEVFRDISFGVPRGSLVSLVGPSGAGKTTLLHIIAGLETADSGTVSHFGGEGKKPQAILVFQDYVLFPNMTVFQNIAFGLKARKMSRDAIRDKVMPMLGYFHLEDRRDAYPSELSGGQKQRVAIARAMVLEPSLLLLDEPFANLDRNLKMETALFIRSTQRSFGITTICVTHDLQEALAMSDRIGVMLGGSLRQYAPPLDVYRRPVDMETARFLGPVNTITAPLARLLGLETCRLRPEALRLEPDPDGPAVITATHFAGHYLCYTLRVLDQDLVVYALEPMGQPGDRMHIRVSNQYPPIFSGSLPEDSCA; encoded by the coding sequence TTGAACGCTGACGCCGAAACGACGGATCTGCTGCGGGTCACGGCCCTCGGCAAACGCTTCGGCGGCATGGAGGTCTTTCGGGACATAAGCTTCGGCGTGCCCCGGGGCAGCCTCGTCTCCCTGGTCGGGCCGTCCGGGGCGGGCAAGACGACCCTGCTGCACATCATCGCCGGGCTTGAGACCGCCGACAGCGGGACCGTCAGCCACTTCGGCGGCGAAGGGAAGAAGCCGCAGGCCATCCTCGTCTTTCAGGACTACGTGCTCTTCCCGAACATGACGGTCTTCCAGAACATCGCCTTTGGCCTGAAGGCCCGGAAGATGTCCAGGGACGCCATCCGGGACAAGGTCATGCCCATGCTCGGCTACTTCCACCTTGAGGACAGGCGGGATGCCTATCCGTCAGAGCTCTCGGGCGGACAGAAGCAGCGCGTGGCCATTGCCAGGGCCATGGTTCTTGAACCCTCACTGCTGCTTCTGGACGAGCCCTTCGCCAACCTCGACCGCAACCTGAAGATGGAGACGGCCCTCTTCATCCGCTCCACCCAGCGCAGCTTCGGCATCACCACGATCTGCGTGACCCACGACCTGCAGGAAGCGCTGGCCATGTCCGACCGCATCGGGGTCATGCTCGGGGGCAGCCTGCGTCAATACGCGCCGCCGCTGGACGTCTACCGGCGGCCCGTGGACATGGAAACGGCGCGCTTTCTGGGGCCGGTCAACACCATCACCGCCCCCCTGGCCCGTCTTCTGGGCCTTGAGACCTGCCGACTGCGGCCCGAAGCCCTGCGCCTGGAGCCGGACCCGGACGGCCCCGCCGTCATAACAGCCACGCATTTCGCGGGGCACTACCTGTGCTACACTCTGCGCGTCCTGGACCAGGACCTCGTGGTCTACGCCCTGGAACCCATGGGGCAGCCAGGGGACAGGATGCACATCCGCGTTTCAAACCAGTATCCGCCCATCTTCAGCGGCTCTCTTCCGGAGGATTCATGCGCATAA